The sequence GTAACTGTGTGATAGTGCTACCTGCATGATTTAGGATGATCCGTTGAGATCTTAATGAgtaccatggctttgcttaaagcggggtgtagcaggacactcttaatggactcacctatgtggatgttggaagtggggccgcttcctatgagaatttgagctgattctctagaggcattcattaagtccgggatttagcccacggccaaaacgggaaCAACGgaaagagcttggcagcttttctTTGAAACATCAggcgtggttgttatttctgaattggattcactgttggcggttcaagacattgtgttcaccgtttcaacaagcagttccggtaacctctcactaagttaaggttcaatctctgggacaccttagcttATTTTTTGATGTATTCTGTTTTCTCGTATTTTTGTCgacatgttttatcattcatgtgggggattgtatGAAAAAACGGGTATTTGTTTTGTAAAACCAAATGTGCATGGACTAtgatttgatccctagacctattgcccactaatTGTTTTTCatgtgaatagataaaacaattgTCTcgcatagactaaaatctaaagagttttaaaCTTAAATACCATAAAATTGgctaaagggcatggccctttgggtcaacacacttttgtgtgagggagaataCCTAGACTAGGGAAAGGTTGCCTTTCCTGtgcgcgcggtgcttcgcaccgaagcacgcacgccgccgctgTCGGTtcggttcgggtgtgggtgtgggttcaatAAGATCCTATCTTTTTACTGAAATTTTAATTCGTGCTTTCtgcacatgtagaagaatctcttagccttttgtttgtacgtgttttgtcaCACACATGAAGAAACTCACTCTGTTTTTTGTCTGACACGCGTGCTTTGACTGACAAAAGCATAAGTCTTATAATTGTTTTTCATTTCAGCTTTTGTCAGAAGTCAGATATTGTTTTGTCTGTTGCTTTTCAGCTTTAGTCAGAAGTTAGAAAATGTTTTTATACGCATGGGAATCTTTCTTTGTTAGTAACGGGTGAACTTTTGACTGACTATAAAAGGAGTTGTTAAGCTCAGTTTTAAAACATACAACAGAGAAGAAGTAGCTTCTTCCTCTCTTATTATTCCCTGCTACTGTTTTAATTTCtttgtaactatttcattttcttcttaaaTCTCTGTCAAGCTCTTAGAGTACCTTCTTTGTATGCTACaattgaggggtactatcagtagttgtatcctggaggtgactcgccaactgctatagcatctcagaggagtagcacgcgatattgcctttaggtcaGCGTATCTCATACGTGCCTCTACTAGTTCCTGCTACAATTATTTGTGCATCTCCATGAACATCAGTCAAGCGTTGGTTTTGAGCTAAGTATTTTTTTCTCTATTAATACGATTGTTGTtacattttctccaacaccacaTTGTCATACAGTTAAACCATATTGTTATTACTGACATGAAACTGTGTCATATTAATAATTTAGCAATTCATAAAAGCAACAATGCAAACATATAAACCTTGTAAACATCTCCAAATCCTCCTTCTCCAAGTTTGTTAGCTTCACTAAAACTTCCTGTTGCAGATTTGAGATCTTTGTAACCGAAATTTACTGGCCCTCTTAATTCTGTCGCACCTAATATATTCCCTGTAATATAAATGGGCATCTTTTTCATCATTTAGAACATGTAATGCTAGCAAGTTGTCTCACAAGGCTACATATCTTTAAAGGTTATTTGCAGTTCAACTGAAAAAGTTATTGGTTACCTTTACGAGCCTTATTTCGTCTGGACAAGCGAAACAACACAATGAATACCACTACAGCTATAATGAGAGCCACCCCTCCAGCAACACCTCCTATTATCGCTTTCTTTTTGCTTGGCCCTGCAATGATTCCATTTTCACTGACTATGAATATTACCATTACAACCTTAGAAGTTAGAAACCTCTCATTCGGATACCATATTAGAAACTATTTTCCTAATAAAGAAATAGGGAAAATTAGGAGTAAACAGACACTTCAGAACTAGTACAACTATCTGCACAATATTTGATTTAGATAGAATAACTTCCCTCCTTTTGCTTTTAAAAAGGGTGTGAGATCCATAGTTTGGTTAGCGCTGAAGAACGCCTTATCTGAATACCTCATAAAACATCCTGCATCCACTGCTCTTGCACCAGTACTAGGAGCGCAAATTTCTATACTTTTGTGTGCTACGGTTAAGCAATCTTTACATCCTTTCTCATCCACCGTTATAACACACTGTGCCACACCATATACAAAATTGTTTCTCCCAGTAACGATTTTCCTTGTTGCTGCAAAGAACCCTTTGACATTCGGTGTTGCAACAAGAAGATCTGATAACAGTCCGTTAACTGATGTTTTGAACAGATCTCCTTGAGATGAGGTTTTGTTATTGCAAGCACCAGAATTACCCTGAGGTGTTGTTCGATCAAAGAAGCTAATGCTTTCGTACCTCAAGAAGCAACCATCGTAAGTGATCCTAGCACCATTAGCAGACGAACAGTTTTGAATTTGAGTAACAGCAGtagaaaaacaagttaaacaatcaGAAGATGAAAGATAGTTCCTACACTGTGCCAATCCATAAACAGGATCAGATTTTATAATAGAAATTTCTGCAGTTGCAAATCGACTACTACTCAGTTTCTCTCTAAGATCTCGAAACAACGCTTCGCCGATTTGAGAGGAACGCGGAGGCTCTCGTTACATTCCATGTACTACAACCTATGCCTAATAGATTTGTTTGATGTTCTGCATTCACTACTAAAAACAGTACTAGTACAGTCACTAGTGGTAATAGATGATTCCATATTGTTACCGAGTACATAAAAATGAAATGCATGGTAAACTATCACTCTATTAGTATTCTAATTTCATTGGCGTTCAAAGGAAAGAAACATCCTAGAATTAAAATTTTGTAAAAATATTGGATCAAAATATTTATAGAATGATAATAGAGTGGGAAGTTGAATATTAAGTTGGAGGACTTCTCCTGCAGGAAGGAACCAAGTGGACTTGTATAATTACGAGCATTCGCTTTCAAATGAATGAGTGGCAAACGTTGCTTTAACCATATTATAGGTACGACCATTAAGTTCTTGACTGCTGGTTTTGTGGGCAGGTGGGCCGATGGCGGCTGTTGGTTGTGTTCCCTTTGTCGCATAGGAATGATAGTCATCTTACCCCAGTTAATATGGCACCCAGTACCGTCCTTTTCTATGTCGATTCCAAGATATTATAAATGGTTGTTGCTTGTCCTATGGTGCCTTCAAAATGTAATATTTTGCAgctgcaaaaaaaaatttattcccATATTTCTCCCATACTTTGAATCATAAACACGTCTTCACATATTAGACTTTCCAAATCGTAATTAATACACACGGCCTTTGAgaataatcaaaaattaaaaaaccGACACTCTTGAGCAAGTTGATTTGTCAAGGGACGATTTAGTAGCAACTATCAATTTTCAGCGACTGGAGACTTCAGTAAATGACATAGTGGCGTTAGATGTGGATGAACCAGCGGTTGACGTCGACGTATCTCCACGAACCCTACTAAACGCATCAATGAATGTAGGTTTAGTTGGTCTTAACTTTTGGGAATCTCTGCTTAACAACATAACAACGACTTCAGACATTGTTGGTCTCAGTGAAACCGAGGACTGTGTACATATCAAAGCAATCTCTAGAACTTTCTTTACTTCGTGTGGTTCGTACTCATTTGCGTCTAAATCTTTATCAACCAAATCCATCAGTGTCTCATCCTCGTAACATCTCCAAGCCTGTTTAAGCCATCAATTACAACAAATTAAGTACTGTGACAGATGAAGTTGAAATGTAAAATTTAGAAAATTACCCATTCAAGAAGGTACTGAGTAATAGGTTCAAGTTTTATATCGTTGATCTTTCGACCACTTATGATTTCAAGAAGAACTACACCATAGCTGTAAGTGTCAACCTTCTCGGATAACTGACCATGGATTGCGTACTCTGGTGCCGTGTAACCCCTGGCATGACAATTACATTTCAGCTTTCAAATTGAAAAAGTCTAGCTTCACCAAGGCCCATAAATATTCATTTAGCTTTGAACTTACAAGGTTCCGGCGAATTTAGTGCTAAGATGACTTTGATCCTCTGGAAGAAGTCTTGCCAAACCGAAATCGGCAATTTTAGGTTGGAAATCATCATCTAAAAGTATATTACTGGACTTTATATCCCGGTGTATAATACAAACATGAAACTCGTGATGTAGATATGATAGTCCCCGGGCAATGCCAAGAATTATATCAAATCGCTGCTTCCAATTTAGCGTCCCTCGCTTCTCACCTGTGAAGCGTTGCAAACTTTATACATCAATATAAATGAAATAGCACAAGCATTTTCATTTTGCATTTCAGGAAGTGCAGCTCTTACAATTTTAACTATTAGCGGTAATAATATTTGGTTATGGTGTTAAGTAATTCAGAATGAAGATAATACCGTATAAGAATTTGTCAAGGCTGCTGTTTGCCATGTATTCATAAACCAATATTAATACTTGGCTTTTACTACAACAACCAAGAAGCCGAACAAGGTTCCGGTGATGGACATTACTAATTAGCTTCACTTCGCTATCGAAATCTATCTTCGCTCTGCTAGACTGGATGAATGCAAGTTTCTTGACTGCAACAATTTTCTCATTCTTTAAAATACCCTGCACCATGATATAACAACTCGAAATGACTCAATTCTTGTTTTCCCAATGTGAGTCAAACTGCAACAGATAATTCTATTTGAAAGATTAGTAGTACAACTTAAAATGTCACAGAAAAAACAGTACCTTGTAAACATCTCCAAATCCTCCTTCTCCAAGTTTATTTTCTTCACTAAAATTTCTTGTTGCAGATTTAAGATCTTTATAACCGAAGACCTCTGGTCCTCTTAACTCAGTTGCCCCTAAAATATTCCCtgcaaaatatattttttttgtacagTTTGTTCCAGTTAGTTACCTAGTTAACGTTTTTAGTACCTTGGCTTCTAAATGAAAGCATTTATATGTTACCTTTACGAGCCTTCTTCGGTCTTCGTTTGAATAACATAAATAATGTAATGACAGCAATCAGGGACAATATGAAAGCAGCCCCTCCAACGACGAATCCAATGACAGCTTTCTTTTTGGTTGAACCTCCTGCAGTAATTCCATGTCACGCCCGTTATGAGCATAGGTGACACATATTACATCGAGGAGTACACGATGCATACTAATTTGGTTCAGTACAACAATTTCTTACCTTTTGTCTTCAAGAAAGGTGCGAGGTCCATTGTTTGGTTGTTGCTGAAGAACGCTGTATTTGAATACCTCAAAAAACATCCTGCATCCACTGCTCTCCCTTCAATATGAGGAGGGCAACTTGCTATATTTTTGAGTGCCACCGCTAAGCAATTTACACATCCAGTTTCGCTCACTGTTGCAGCACATTGTGCCACACTGTATACAAAATTGTTACTCCCACTGGCTATTTCTCTCTTTGTTGCTGCAAAATACCCTACTATCTTTGGCGTTGCAATGACAAGGTCTGATAGCAACCCATCAACTGATGTATTAAAAGCACCTGCTTGTGATGCAGTTTTGTTACCACAAGTACCGAAGTTACCAAGGAGTG comes from Papaver somniferum cultivar HN1 chromosome 7, ASM357369v1, whole genome shotgun sequence and encodes:
- the LOC113298258 gene encoding cysteine-rich receptor-like protein kinase 2 isoform X1 — protein: MQLPSLISFYKYSDPIFYNILIIQHIFPKIPLQSEYQVVLVVTMHFIFMYPVTLWNHLLPLITVLVVLLVVVNSEPQINLLDRGCSLYNATRQSLFLSNRDSTFSDLRKKLSSGDNIRFATAKTAITSDPVYGMAQCRNYLSTSDCLSCFSAAVSQIRNCSSANGARVIYDGCFLRYESNVFYDQTTLLGNFGTCGNKTASQAGAFNTSVDGLLSDLVIATPKIVGYFAATKREIASGSNNFVYSVAQCAATVSETGCVNCLAVALKNIASCPPHIEGRAVDAGCFLRYSNTAFFSNNQTMDLAPFLKTKGGSTKKKAVIGFVVGGAAFILSLIAVITLFMLFKRRPKKARKGNILGATELRGPEVFGYKDLKSATRNFSEENKLGEGGFGDVYKGILKNEKIVAVKKLAFIQSSRAKIDFDSEVKLISNVHHRNLVRLLGCCSKSQVLILVYEYMANSSLDKFLYGEKRGTLNWKQRFDIILGIARGLSYLHHEFHVCIIHRDIKSSNILLDDDFQPKIADFGLARLLPEDQSHLSTKFAGTLGYTAPEYAIHGQLSEKVDTYSYGVVLLEIISGRKINDIKLEPITQYLLEWAWRCYEDETLMDLVDKDLDANEYEPHEVKKVLEIALICTQSSVSLRPTMSEVVVMLLSRDSQKLRPTKPTFIDAFSRVRGDTSTSTAGSSTSNATMSFTEVSSR
- the LOC113298258 gene encoding cysteine-rich receptor-like protein kinase 2 isoform X2, with product MQLPSLISFYKYSDPIFYNILIIQHIFPKIPLQSEYQVVLVVTMHFIFMYPVTLWNHLLPLITVLVVLLVVVNSEPQINLLDRGCSLYNATRQSLFLSNRDSTFSDLRKKLSSGDNIRFATAKTAITSDPVYGMAQCRNYLSTSDCLSCFSAAVSQIRNCSSANGARVIYDGCFLRYESNVFYDQTTLLGNFGTCGNKTASQAGAFNTSVDGLLSDLVIATPKIVGYFAATKREIASGSNNFVYSVAQCAATVSETGCVNCLAVALKNIASCPPHIEGRAVDAGCFLRYSNTAFFSNNQTMDLAPFLKTKGGSTKKKAVIGFVVGGAAFILSLIAVITLFMLFKRRPKKARKGNILGATELRGPEVFGYKDLKSATRNFSEENKLGEGGFGDVYKGILKNEKIVAVKKLAFIQSSRAKIDFDSEVKLISNVHHRNLVRLLGCCSKSQVLILVYEYMANSSLDKFLYGEKRGTLNWKQRFDIILGIARGLSYLHHEFHVCIIHRDIKSSNILLDDDFQPKIADFGLARLLPEDQSHLSTKFAGTLGYTAPEYAIHGQLSEKAWRCYEDETLMDLVDKDLDANEYEPHEVKKVLEIALICTQSSVSLRPTMSEVVVMLLSRDSQKLRPTKPTFIDAFSRVRGDTSTSTAGSSTSNATMSFTEVSSR
- the LOC113298258 gene encoding putative serine/threonine-protein kinase isoform X3; its protein translation is MDLAPFLKTKGGSTKKKAVIGFVVGGAAFILSLIAVITLFMLFKRRPKKARKGNILGATELRGPEVFGYKDLKSATRNFSEENKLGEGGFGDVYKGILKNEKIVAVKKLAFIQSSRAKIDFDSEVKLISNVHHRNLVRLLGCCSKSQVLILVYEYMANSSLDKFLYGEKRGTLNWKQRFDIILGIARGLSYLHHEFHVCIIHRDIKSSNILLDDDFQPKIADFGLARLLPEDQSHLSTKFAGTLGYTAPEYAIHGQLSEKVDTYSYGVVLLEIISGRKINDIKLEPITQYLLEWAWRCYEDETLMDLVDKDLDANEYEPHEVKKVLEIALICTQSSVSLRPTMSEVVVMLLSRDSQKLRPTKPTFIDAFSRVRGDTSTSTAGSSTSNATMSFTEVSSR